The Candidatus Anaeroferrophillus wilburensis sequence GGGTGATCGGTTTGACGGTCATGATTTTATTCCCCAGGCGGTGGCCGGAGGCGCCGCTGCGGTGGTTGTCGCGGCTGACGAAGAGCTCGATAGGCAGGTAGCGTGTACCACCTCCCTACTGGTGGTGGATGATCCCCTGAAAGCTTTGGGTGATCTGGCCTCCTGGTGGCTGGCAAAAACGCTGCCGAAAGTGATTGCGGTTACCGGCTCGAACGGTAAAACGACAACCAAGGAGATGATTGCCGCCGTTCTGGCGCGGCAGTGGAATGTCCATCGGAACAGGGGTAATTTCAATAATCTTATTGGCGTTCCCTTGACCATCTTTGATGTGCACCAGGGGCATCAGGTGGTAGTGCTGGAGATGGGGATGAACCGACCGGGAGAAATTGCCCGGCTGGCGGCCATCAGCCGTCCCCATGGGGTGGTGTTGACCAATGTGGCCGAAGCTCATCTTGAGGGATTGGGATCACTTGAGGCCATTGCCCGGGCGAAAAGCGAAATTTTTGCCGGTCTTCGGGAGCAGGGCTATATTGTCTACAACGCTGATGACCCGCAGGTTGCCAGGATCGTTGCCGAAGCTGGGCGGGAGTATGCCCGTCAGTGGCGGCTGATGCCGGTTACCATGAAGGATGCAGCCGGCTGGTCCATGCGGGCAATCGATATTGACAGTCAAGAGGATGGGGTTTGCTTTGTGTTGGAATCAGATGAGTGTGAACGTCAGCCGATTGTGCTGCCGCTGTGGGGGCGGCATAATATCATGAATGCCCTGTTGGCAGCGGCGGTTGCCAGGGTTGAGGGGGTATCGCTGGAAGATGTTGGCCGGGCCCTGGAGGGGATGAACTCCATGGCCGGGCGGCTTTGCACCCATCTGCTGCCATCGGGGCGGATAGTTATTGATGATACCTATAACGCCAACCCGGCCTCGATGATGGCTTCCCTGGAAACCTTGAATGAAATGCGTGGCCACCGGTATGCGGTAGCGGTTCTGGGCGATATGTTTGAACTGGGTTCGGCGGCCGACCAGCTGCACTATCAGGTGGGTGCTTTCGCCGCCCGGACGAAGCCGGACCTTCTGATCACCTACGGTACCCGTTCCCGGGAACTGGCTCGCGCGGCGATGGAGGAGGGCATGCCGCCCTCGGCAATTGCTTCCTTTGTCCCCGGAGAGGAGGCGGCATTAACGGCCCTGCTCCAGCAGCGGCTGGTGAGTGACCATATTATTTTAGTCAAGGGATCCCGGGCAATGGCAATGGACAAGCTGGTTGCACAGCTGCTGGCGGAAGAGGGGGCGGGATCATGATCTACCATCTTCTCTATCCGCTGCATAACCTGTGGGGTATCTTTAATGTTTTCAAATATATCTCTTTCAGGACTATTTATGCCAGCTTGACGGCATTGTTCCTGGCTTTTTATCTGGGGCCGAAGGTAATCAAGTGGTTGCGAAAACTCCAGCTTGGCCAAGTGATCCGCGAGGATGGGCCACAGTCACATCTGGACAAGGCCGGGACGCCGACAATGGGCGGTACCCTGATCCTTTTTTCGGTGGTGGTTTCAACCCTGCTCTGGGCAAACCTGGCCAATGGCTATATCTGGCTGGTCATTATGGTTGCCCTGAGCTTTGGGTTTATCGGTTTTATCGATGATTACCGGAAAATGGTCCATAAAAATGCCAAGGGGCTGTCGGCAAGAAAAAAACTTGGCCTGCAGCTTTTGGTGGGTGTCTTTTTTACCTGCTGTCTTTTTTTCATGTCATCCTATCCTTCGACCCTGATGGTGCCCTTTTTTAAGCGCTTTGTTCCTGATCTTGGCTGGTGGTATATTCCTTTCGGTACCCTGGTGGTGGTTGGAGCCTCCAACGCGGTCAACCTTACTGATGGCCTCGACGGCTTGGCCACCGGTCCGTCAATTATCTCCTTCAGCGTTTATCTGCTGTTTGCCTACCTGGCCGGGAACCTGAGATTAGCGGAGTATCTGCAGATTACCTATTTGCCCGGGGTCGGCGAATTGGCCATCTTCTGTGGCGCCATGGTGGGAGCGCTGTTGGGGTTCCTCTGGTTCAATACCTATCCGGCCGCCATCTTCATGGGTGATGTTGGTTCCCTCGCCCTGGGCAGCTGCCTGGGAGCGGTGGCGGTGATGACCAAACAGGAGATGGTGCTGCTTTTGGTGGGCGGTATTTTTGTCCTTGAAACCCTGTCCGTCATTATCCAGGTGCTTTCTTTCAAACTCATAGGAAAACGGGTTTTCCGGATGGCGCCGTTGCATCATCATTTTGAGCTAAAGGGCTGGGCGGAGCCCAAAGTTATTGTCAGGTTTTGGATTATCTCGATTATGCTGGCGCTGCTGGCTTTAAGTACGCTTAAGCTGCGTTAGGGGTGATGGAGATACTTTACAGCAGAGAGATTTCTCTGCGGAGGAATACGGCTGGGGCATTGCAGGGTAATGGATAACAGAGGAACAACAGCTGGTGTCATGGAACATCCCGGCAGCCTGAAAAAAGGTACAGAAAATCTGCCCCCTCTGCGCCTGCGGGATAAAAAAGTGCTGGTGGTGGGTTTGGGCATCAGCGGTGAAGCGGTAGCTTCCTTTCTCTGCCGGCAGGGGGCGCTGGTCTCCGTGTCTGATCATCGGCCGGCTGACGAGCTGGTAGACAGTATCGGCCGCCTGCAGAGTCTGCCATTGCTTACGATTGAAACGGGTGGGCATTCTCAAGAACTGTTTCTCAGGCAGGATCTGATTGTCGTCAGTCCCGGCGTCCCTCTTGTCCTTGAGGTGATCAGCCAGGCTCGCAAAAAAGGTATTCCGGTTATTGGTGAGCTTGAGCTGGCTGGTAGATCTGTTTCCCTGCCCCTTATCGGCCTGACGGGGACCAACGGCAAGACCACCACGGTGACCCTTTTGGGTGAGCTGTTCGCCGCTGCCGGGTTTCATCCTTTTGTCGGCGGCAATATTGGTACGCCGGCAATCGAAATGGCCCGGGACGACGCCGACTGGGATGTGGGGATTCTTGAATTGAGCAGTTTTCAGCTTGAAGGAATTGAGCAGTTTCGCCCCCATGTGGGGATAATCCTCAACGTAACCCCTGACCATCAGGACCGCTATCCTAGCCATGAAGCCTATCTGCAAGCGAAGATGAAAATCATGCAATGCCAGGGGCGGGATGATTTTCTGTTGCTCAACAGAGATGATCTCCTGCTTGCCGATCAGTTACAGCTGCTGCATGAGCGCTGGTTGAGGGGCGAGTCGGTGCCCCGGCCGGTGTCTTTCAGCTGTCGAACCATGGTGGAAGACGGCGGCTGCTGTCTGGGAGGCAAGATTGTCTGCCATATATCCGGCAACGACGGCGGGCGTTCATGTACCGTGCCACTGCCGGAAGTGCACATGCCGGGTGAGCATAATCGCAGTAATCTCCTGGCGGCCTTTCTGGCGGGTTTTCTCTATGGCCTTGATCCCCGGGTGATGCTGGCAACCATCAGCGCCTTCAAAGGCCTGCCCCATCGCCTGGAGTTTGTCGCCCGGGTGGCGGGCATTGAGTATGTCAATGACTCAAAAGCCACCAACCTGGATGCGGTGGCCCGGGCGATCGACAGTTTTGATCAACCCATCGTGCTGCTGCTCGGCGGCCGGGACAAGGGGGCATCGTTCGGCGATTTGGCTGGCGTCATGGGCGGCCGGGTGCGGGATATTGTCCCCTTTGGTGAAGCAGCAGATCTGATTGCCCGCCAACTGCCTCACTTTTATGCCGGTGAGCAGGCAGCCAATCTCCGGGAGGCGGTCATCAAGGGCACCACGTTAGCCCATGCCGGTGATGTGGTCCTCCTGTCGCCCGGATGTGCGAGCTTTGATGAGTTTGCCAGTTACCGCCATCGGGGGGATTGCTTTAAATCGGTGGTCAGCGAACTTGCCTCGGGAGCCCTGCCATGAAGCGTATGGAGATTATCCTCCTGAGTACCGTTGCCTGCCTTCTGACCATTGGGGTTTTGATGATTTTCAGCGCCAGTGCCGTGTTGGCCAAAAACACCTATAACAACAGCTACTATTTCCTCTTCAAACAGCTGGCTTTTTTGGTTCTGGGCGGTGCCAGTATGATGATCTGCTGGTTGCTGGATTATCATTGGTGGGAAAAACTATCGGTGCCGCTGATGGCGTTCAGCGCAATCCTGCTGATTATGGTTCTTATCCCGGGGATTGGCCATCGTGCCGGGGGGGCAAGTCGATGGTTGCAGACGCCTTTCTTCTCCATTCAGCCGGCAGAGTGTTGCAAGTTGGTGATGGTGATCTACCTGGGGGCTTATCTGACCAGGAAGGAGGCGCGCATGCGGGAGTTCAAGCGTGGCCTGCTGCCGCCGCTGCTGATTTTGGGTATGTTTGTTGGTTTGCTGATGCTGGAACCTGATTTTGGCACTTCGGTGATCATCCTTGTTCTGGCGTTTATGCTGAGCTGGATTGGCGGCGCTCGTGTTGTCCATCTGCTTTCCCTGGCCCTGCTGGCTCTGCCGGGTCTGGCTCTGGCTGTAGTTTTTTCTCCTTATCGGATGAAGCGGATTCTCACCTTTCTTGATCCCTGGCAGGATCCCACCGGCAACGGTTTCCAGGTTATCCAATCAATGATAGCCCTGGGGGTTGGTGGGATCAACGGGGTTGGTTTGGGCAACGGCAAACAGAAACTGTTTTTCCTCCCTGAACCCCATACCGATTTTATTGTGGCCGCCATTGGTGAAGAGATGGGGTTTATGGGGATCTGCTTCCTGATTCTGGTGCTGCTGATATTCCTCTTTGTCGGTCTGAGGATTGCACTTGCCAGCAAGGATCGTTTTGGTTTGCTGCTGGCTACCGGGCTGACTTTTCTCATTGTCCTCCAGATGCTGGTCAATATGGGGGTGGCTATGGGGGTGCTACCCACCAAGGGGTTGACCTATCCCTTCTTGAGTTATGGTGGGACCTCCTTGCTAATCAGTATGACAGCGGTGGGTATTTTGTTGAATATCTGCCGGCAGCCGGAAACTGGCCGTGATCGGCAGCGTTTTTTCAGGAAATAAATTCATGAAACAGCCAAAGACAATTATGCTGGCCGGAGGTGGGACTGGAGGGCACCTGTTTCCCGGTATTGCCCTGGCCCAGGAATTCCGGCGGCGTTTTCCTGAGGTTATGATCGTTTTTGTCGGCACCCGGAAAGGGCTGGAAAGCAGGGTCATACCTCCCCTGGGCTACCGCCTGGCTTTTATGAACATCAGCGGCATGGTGGGCAAAGGGCTGCGAGAAAAACTGCGGGTTATGGGAGGGTTGCCGGCGGCTTTGATTCAGGCCCTGGTGTTCATAGTTCGTTATAAACCGGATTTGGTGATTGGCCTGGGTGGCTATGCCAGTGCTCCCATGCTGGTGGCCGCCCGTCTGGCCGCCATCCCGCTGGTGATCCAAGAACAGAATGCCTTTCCCGGGGTGGTAAATCGGCTTCTGGCTCCTTTGGCAGCAACGGTTTTTGTCGCCTTTGAAGAAGCCAGAAAGCATCTCTATAGCCGGAAAATTATTAATTGTGGCAATCCGGTCCGCCTTGATTTTGCCACCCAGACTGAAACCGGCCGCCGAGGCAGACATGAATTGACTATGTTGGTTGTCGGTGGCAGTCAGGGAGCCCATTCTCTTAACACCGCGGTACCGGAGGCTTTGGTTCGCCTGCAGGCGGTCGGTGTGGTGCTGAAGGTTATTCATCAGACCGGCAGCCGTGATTATGCCCAAGTGCAGGCGGCTTACCAGGCGAATGGCATTGAGGCGGAGGTGGCGGAATTTTTTCCTGATATGGCACCGCAGTATGCTGCTGCCGATCTGGTTGTCAGTCGAGCGGGTGCCTTGACGTTGGCGGAACTGGCCCTCGTCGGCAGGCCGGCAATCCTGGTCCCCTATCCCCATGCCGCCCATGACCACCAGGATTTTAACGCCAGAGTTTTTATGGCTCGTGGAGCTGCCTTGATGATTCGCGACCATGAGTTAAACGGGGAGTCATTGGCCGAGATGCTGCAGCCTTTGCTGCAGGACCGCAGCCGTTTGCAGAGCATGCAGGCGGCCGCGGCAGCCCTAGGATGCCCGAGGGCAGTCGGCGAGATTGTCGATCGTTGTCTGGGGATACTGTCCTTGACAACGGGAGAGGTTTCGGAGGCGCGTGAAGATGCACCATAAGGTAAAAAGGATCCACTTTATCGGTATTGGCGGCATCGGAATGAGCGGGATCGCCGAAGTGCTGCTTAACCTTGGGTATCAGGTGACCGGCTCTGATCTACGACAAACCCCGATTACCGATCGCCTGGCGGAATTAGGGGCCGAAATCTATTTAGGGCATTCGCGGCAGCATGTGGGGGATGTGCAGGTGGTGGTTCGTTCGACCGCTGTAAAAAATGATAATCCTGAACTGGTTGAAGCGCTGGAGCGGGCGATCCCGGTTATTCCCCGGGCTGAAATGCTGGCAGAACTGATGCGGCTGAAATATGGCATTGCCGTAGCCGGAACCCACGGCAAAACCACCACGACCTCGATGATTGCCACTATGCTCAGCGGCACCGATCTGGATCCAACCATTGTTATTGGTGGTCGTCTGGATAGTCTGAAGAGCAATGCCCGCTTGGGACAGGGGGAAATCCTGGTTGCCGAGGCCGATGAAAGCGACGGCTCCTTCATGGCGCTTTCACCGATTATCGCGGTGATTACCAATATTGATCGGGAGCATCTTGATCACTACCAGGGGGGTCTGGCGGAAATTGAGGATACGTTTGTCGCATTTGCCAATAAAGTGCCTTTTTACGGTTTGGTTATTGTCTGTCTTGATGATCCTCGGGTTCAGGAAATTATCCCGCGTCTCAGCCGCCGTTTGTGTACGTATGGTTTCAGCCCCCAGGCCGATTTTCAGGCCATTGATGTTCGCATAGAGGGCATGCACAGCTCTTTTACGGTGGTCAGCAATGATCAGGTTTTCGGGGAGATAACCATTGGTCTGCCAGGGCGCCATTATGTGCAGAATGCTCTGGCGGCAGTTGCTGCTGGTTTTGAACTGGGGCTCGATTTTGCCCTTATCCAGCGGAATCTTGAGATGTTTGCCGGTGTGCAGCGTCGGATGCAGGTTCTGGGGGAGTGTCGGGGAGCGCTGGTTATCGATGATTATGGCCACCATCCAACCGAGATCAAGGTTACTCTGGCGGCGTTGCGCCAGGCTTTTCCCGGTCGGCGGTTGCTGGTGGTTTTCCAGCCGCATCGCTATACCAGGACCCAGCATCTGTTCCATGAATTTTTGGTTGCTTTCAATGAGGCGGATGAATTGCTGGTCAGCGATATCTACCCGGCCGGTGAATCACCCATTGCCGGGGTCAGTGGCGAGCATCTGGCCGATGAAATTCGCCATCACGGTCACAAAAATGTCCACTATCGTTCTGATCATCAAGGTATCCTTGACTATCTGGCTGAGCATGTCCAGGAGAACTACGTGGTCATTACCTTTGGCGCCGGCGACATTACCAGGGTAGCGCATGCTCTGGCCGGTTCATAAAAGATGACCTGGACGAAGGGAACATGCTTGTCGAGGAATATGTTTTCGCGGAGGGCAGCAAAACCGAATTTTTTACGTTCCAGCAGAGGAGGAGAATAATGCATCAGGAAGGGAACAAGATAACAAAAGCCGGAGTCGTACTGGTTATGGTGTTGATGGTTTTTTATGTGGCTGCCTGTGCTACCCCCGGCGGACGCTCAGCGGGGCAGGTGCTGGATGACAGTGCCATTGCGACGACCATAAAAACCAAGCTGGTCAGTATGCCGGGTGTCAGGTCGCTGGGCATCGATGTTGATGTTCATCAGGGGGAGGTAGTGCTTTCCGGCCGTGTTCACAGTGAAAATGAGGAGGCTCGGGTTCTTGATGCCACGCGAAATGTTCAGGGGGTGCGGAAAGTTACCAGTATGTTGAAGATTATTCCCTGATGCAGGCTGTTAATCAGGTCGTACTTGCTGATGAGATCATTGCCGGGCTGGTCCGGGAGTTTGGCAGCCAGGTGCAGCAGGATGTGCCGTTGGCCGGTCGAACGACGATGAAAGTCGGGGGTATTGCCCGCCTCTATCTTACGCCACACGGAACTTCCCAACTGCAAGGCATGCTGGCCAGGTTGAAACAGCTCTCAGTGCCGGTTCTGGTGCTTGGCGGCGGTGCCAATGTGGTGGTTGCTGATGAGGGGGTAAGCCGGGCGGCGGTGATTAGTGTGATGGAACATATGAACAATATTGCCGATATCCGGATTCAGCGTGGGCAGGTGAGCGTCACCGCGGAGGCTGGCGTACGATTAACCACCCTGGTGCAGTTCTGCCAGCAGCAGGGTTGGGGTGGGATGGAATTTCTTGCCGGTATCCCCGGTTCCGTCGGTGGCGCGGCGGTTATGAACGCCGGGGCCTTTGGTCGGGAGTTTGGTGATCTGCTCATGGCCATGAGTTGTTGTGACTATGATGGACAGTTGTCTTGCTGTTCCAGAAACGAGTTGTTCATGACCTATCGTGATGGGGGGGTGGCACCGGATCAGGTGGTCGTTTCGGTGTGCTTGTTGCTGCAACCGGCATTACCGGAAACTATCGCCGCCAAGATGGCTGAGTACCGTGAAATTCGCCGCCAGCGGCAGCCGTGGGGAGTCCCTTCAGCTGGCTCCGTGTTTAAAAATCCTCCGGGCGATTATGCCGGGCGTCTCATTGAAGCGGCTGGCTGTCGTGGCCGCCGCCAGGGCAAGGCCCGGGTTGCTGATCAGCATGCCAATTTCATCACGACTGAACCGGGAGCGACGGCAGCAGATGTCTTTCGGCTTATCGATGAGGTGAAAATGCTGGTTTACCGGCAATTTGGCGTTTTGTTGGAAGAGGAAATTATCCGGTTTAGTGATGATCATTGTCTCGTTGTTTCTGACGTCCCGCAAGAGGAGATGTGATGAACTTTTCCCTTGACCAGCTGAAAAAGAAAAAGATTGGAGTCCTTTTGGGAGGCTTGTCAGCCGAACGGGAAATTTCTTTAAAAACCGGTGCTGCGATACAATCGGCCTTGGAACGGAGCGGTTATCGTACCGTGGCGATTGACGTTGGTCGTGATCTCCCATTCCGTCTGCGTGAGGAGCAGATTGACGTTGCGTTCATTGCCCTCCATGGTCGCTATGGTGAGGATGGTGTTGTCCAGGGGGTTTTGGAGCTGCTGCAGATTCCTTATACCGGTCCTGGCGTGATGGCCAGCAGTGTGGCGATGAATAAGCTGATAACCAAACATCTGCTGCGCAGTGCCGGAATTGCCACCCCCGCATATCTGTCCTGTCATGATCAGGTTGATGTGGTGCCTGATGCAGGGTCGCTGGGTTATCCGCTGGTGGTCAAGCCGGTCAGTGAAGGTTCCAGTCTGGGAGTTGCTATTGTAGAGCGGCATTCTGATCTGGCAGCGGCGATGGCCGGGGCTTTTCGCTATGAACGGGAGATCCTGCTGGAGCAGTATATCCCTGGCAGGGAAATTACCGCCTCTGTACTCAATGGAACCCCGTTGCCTCTCATTGAAATTTGCCCGGCCGCCGGTTTCTACAGCTATCAGGCAAAATATACGGCCGGAGAGACGGACTATCTGGTGCCGGCGCCACTTGCCCCGGTGTTGACCAGATCGATCCAGAGCCTGGCCCTGGCCAGCTGCCGGGTTACAGACTGTTGTCAAGGGGCTGTCCGGGTTGATTTCCGTCTCAGCCCTGATGCAAAAGCATATGTTATTGAAATCAATACCATTCCTGGGATGACCGCCACCAGCTTGCTGCCCAAGGCGGCGGCAGCGGCCGGGATGGGATTTGAGGCTCTGATTGAAACAATCGTCTCCGGGGCGTCTTTAAAATGTAGGTCGTAGGGTATATCCTGTGGCTGAAAGCCGGAAAAAAAAGCTGGTCAATTCACGCCGGGAACTGAACCGTAGCCGCCGGCAGAAAAAGAAAAGAGAGTTCAGAACATGGGTTCCCAAGGCAGTTATAATACTGATGTTAGTGGGATGTTCCCTGCTGCTCTGGACCAAAAAGGCAGACTTTGCTGCCGGCATCAGGCAAGAGCTTCGTAATCGACAGCTGTTAACGGTAAAGGAGGTTGTTGTGGAAGGTCATTATCAAACAGTCAAAGATGATATTGTGCAGCAGTTGGAGGTGGACCCTGGCATGCTCCTGTTCGATGCCGACCTGTCACTCATGCGGGGACGGGTGGAACGGTTGCCCTATGTGCAGACGGCCCAGGTATGCCGGCAGTGGCCTGACAGGCTGATGGTATCAGTGGCTGAACGGGTTCCGGTTGCCATGGTCAACCTGGATGGTCTCTACTATGTAGATTGCCACGGACAGATTTTCAAACGGGTGGAACAGGGGGAGGAAGTGGATCTGCCGGTGCTTACCGGCTTGAACACCGAGATGCTCCAGAAGAATCCTGAAGCTGGCCGAGCTATGCTGACCCTGGGGCTGGCGATGCTGGGCTGCTGGCAGGGGGAGGATGATTATGCCCAGGAAGGATTGTCGGAGATTCATCTTGATGACACCTTCGGCCTGACCATCTATACCCGTCGTCATGCATGGCAGGTTGAATTGGGGCTGGAAGCTTTTGGCGTCAAACTTCAACAGTGGTACAAGGTGGTGCAGTACCTGGGAACCGAAGGAAACCGGGCTCAGCGTTTTGACTGCCGCAGCAGTCATGCGGTGGTGGTTGGTTATCAAAGCGCTGTACAGTAACCGGCGCCAAGGATCGGGGGAACCATGTCCAAAAATAATCAGGTGATCGTTGGGTTGGATATCGGCACGACGAAAATCTGTGCCATTGTCGGCAGGGTTACGGCCGATGAGGTGGAAATCATCGGGATCGGCACCCATCCGTCTGAAGGGCTGCGCAAGGGAGTGGTGGTCAATATTGACAGTACGGTTGAGTCAATCAAAAAAGCCATCCACGAAGCTGAAATGATGTCAGGCTCTGACATTAAGGCGGTGGTAACCGGGATTGCCGGGGCTCATATCAAAGGCTTTAACAGCCATGGGATCATCGGGGTAAAAGATCATGAAGTGTCAGCCAAGGATGTTGAAAAGGTCTTGGAAGCCGCCAAGGCAGTGGCCATTCCCCTGGATCGGGAAGTTGTGCATACCCTGGCCCAGGAGTTCATTATTGATGAGCAGGATGGGATCCGGGATCCGGTGGGGATGTCCGGGGTCCGTCTGGAAGTCAAAGTTCATATTGTTACTGCCGCCGTTGCTTCAGCCCAGAATATTGTTCGCTCCTGCAATAGGGCCGGGCTGGAGGTGGCCGACATCGTTCTGCAGCAGATTGCTTCCAGCGAAGCGGTGCTGACCGATGAAGAGAAAGAGCTGGGAGTTGTAGTTATCGATATCGGCGGTGGGACGACGGATATTGCCGTGTTTGCCAATGGCAGTATCTGCTATACCGCCTCCCTGCCTTTGGGGGGCAACCAGTTGACCAGCGATATTGCCGTTGGCCTGCGCACTCCGGTGACGGCTGCTGAAAAAATCAAGAAAAACTATGGTTGTGCCATGATCTCCCTGATTGATCATAATGATACTATCGAGGTTCCCAGTGTCGGCGGTCGGCAGCCGCGGGTGTTGTCACGGCAGATTCTCGGAGAAATTATTGAGCCTCGGATGGAGGAGATCTTGGAACTGGTGAAGCGGGAACTCTACAAATCGGGTTTTTATGATCAGGTGGTTTCCGGGGTGGTGCTCACCGGCGGTTCATCGTTGATGCCCGGGGTTGAAGAACTGGCGGAGATGGTTTTTGAGATGCAGGCAAGGGCTGGCATTCCCCAGCATGTCGGGGGGCTTTTGGATATTGTCAGAAGTCCCATGTATGCCACCGGTGTCGGTCTGTTGATCCATGGCTCAAAAACGTTGGAGTCGTCGGGGCGGTTCAGTACCAGTGATAAAAATTTATTCAACAAACTTTATACACGAATGAAAAATTGGTTTGCCGAATTTTTTTAAGCGAGCGAGGGGAGGAAAAATCATGTTTGAATTTGACGAGCGGTCACGGTTGCAGGCCAATATCAAGGTGATTGGTATCGGCGGGGGTGGCAGTAACGCGGTGAACAGCATGATCAATGCCGGGGTTCAGGGGGTTGATTTTGTCGTCGCCAATACCGATGCCCAGGCACTGGAGGCATCACCGGCAGCAATCAAGCTGCAGCTTGGCTCCAGGCTGACCCGCGGGTTGGGTGCTGGTGCGAACCCGGAGGTGGGACGCAATGCCACCATCGAAGATACGGAAAAAATTTCCGAGCTTTTGACCGGGGCGGACATGGTATTTATCACTGCCGGGATGGGCGGCGGCACCGGGACCGGCGGCGCCCCGGTGGTGGCCAAGCTGGCCAAGGAGTTTGGTGCCCTGGCGGTTGCGGTGGTCACTAAACCGTTCAGTTTCGAAGGCAGGAAACGGCTGCAGCAAGCCGAGGACGGGTTGGCAGAATTGCGGGAAAGCGTCGATGCCCTGATAACCATTCCCAACCAACGTCTGCTGAATATTGTTGGCAAGAATACCTCAATGGTGGAAGCCTTCCAGAAAGCAGATGAGGTTCTGGTCCAGGCGGTGCGCAGTATTTCCGACTTGATCAACGTTCATGGCTTAATCAACCTTGACTTTCAGGATGTTAAAACGGTTATGACCAATACCGGTCTGGCTCTCATGGGAACCGGGATCGCCAGCGGCGAAAATCGGGCAGTGGAAGCTGCTCAGCAGGCGGTGGCGTCACCGTTGCTGGAGGATATAAGCATTCAGGGTGCCAAGGGCATTCTGATCAATATTACTGCCGGCAGCCAGTTGACCCTCTTCGAAGTGAGTGAAGCTTCAACCCTGATCCAGGAAGAAGCCCACGAGGATGCAAACATTATTTTCGGTGCGGTACTGGACGAATCGATGGGCGATGACATCAGGGTGACGGTCATTGCCACTGGTTTTGAGCCGATTCGCGGGATCAAAGGGCCGGGCCTGGGGCGTAAATACCATCCCGTGTCTCCCCGCCGGGATCTTGACCGGCCGGCATTCCAGACCCGGACCGCTGCCAGAGAGCGCCAAGAAATTGTCCGGACGGTGAAAAAAGTTGTCGGAGCCGACAGTGATGCTGATTTTGAGCTGGAAGATTATGATTTTCCGACCTTTCTCCGGCGGCAGTTGGATTAAGACACGGTTGCCCATGGTGTTCCATTTTTGCCGTGCTTTGGTTGCCTCGTGAAATAGTGCCGTTTGTATGGGTGAAAATCCAGGCTATGCCTGCTCCCTCGCTCAGGGTAGCGTGTCTTTTCAGCTGTGCCGGCAGTATTTCTTGGTGATCAATGACGTCGTAAAACTGATAACGAAGTCATCGTGTGTCTTGCAGTCATGAAGAGAATCCGTGTTTTGATGGTGGATTGTATAGCCCGTTCTTAAACAATAGAGAGCGGCCGTTTTTCTCGGCCGCTCTCTGTCCATG is a genomic window containing:
- the ftsW gene encoding putative lipid II flippase FtsW produces the protein MKRMEIILLSTVACLLTIGVLMIFSASAVLAKNTYNNSYYFLFKQLAFLVLGGASMMICWLLDYHWWEKLSVPLMAFSAILLIMVLIPGIGHRAGGASRWLQTPFFSIQPAECCKLVMVIYLGAYLTRKEARMREFKRGLLPPLLILGMFVGLLMLEPDFGTSVIILVLAFMLSWIGGARVVHLLSLALLALPGLALAVVFSPYRMKRILTFLDPWQDPTGNGFQVIQSMIALGVGGINGVGLGNGKQKLFFLPEPHTDFIVAAIGEEMGFMGICFLILVLLIFLFVGLRIALASKDRFGLLLATGLTFLIVLQMLVNMGVAMGVLPTKGLTYPFLSYGGTSLLISMTAVGILLNICRQPETGRDRQRFFRK
- the murD gene encoding UDP-N-acetylmuramoyl-L-alanine--D-glutamate ligase — translated: MDNRGTTAGVMEHPGSLKKGTENLPPLRLRDKKVLVVGLGISGEAVASFLCRQGALVSVSDHRPADELVDSIGRLQSLPLLTIETGGHSQELFLRQDLIVVSPGVPLVLEVISQARKKGIPVIGELELAGRSVSLPLIGLTGTNGKTTTVTLLGELFAAAGFHPFVGGNIGTPAIEMARDDADWDVGILELSSFQLEGIEQFRPHVGIILNVTPDHQDRYPSHEAYLQAKMKIMQCQGRDDFLLLNRDDLLLADQLQLLHERWLRGESVPRPVSFSCRTMVEDGGCCLGGKIVCHISGNDGGRSCTVPLPEVHMPGEHNRSNLLAAFLAGFLYGLDPRVMLATISAFKGLPHRLEFVARVAGIEYVNDSKATNLDAVARAIDSFDQPIVLLLGGRDKGASFGDLAGVMGGRVRDIVPFGEAADLIARQLPHFYAGEQAANLREAVIKGTTLAHAGDVVLLSPGCASFDEFASYRHRGDCFKSVVSELASGALP
- a CDS encoding phospho-N-acetylmuramoyl-pentapeptide-transferase, with the translated sequence MIYHLLYPLHNLWGIFNVFKYISFRTIYASLTALFLAFYLGPKVIKWLRKLQLGQVIREDGPQSHLDKAGTPTMGGTLILFSVVVSTLLWANLANGYIWLVIMVALSFGFIGFIDDYRKMVHKNAKGLSARKKLGLQLLVGVFFTCCLFFMSSYPSTLMVPFFKRFVPDLGWWYIPFGTLVVVGASNAVNLTDGLDGLATGPSIISFSVYLLFAYLAGNLRLAEYLQITYLPGVGELAIFCGAMVGALLGFLWFNTYPAAIFMGDVGSLALGSCLGAVAVMTKQEMVLLLVGGIFVLETLSVIIQVLSFKLIGKRVFRMAPLHHHFELKGWAEPKVIVRFWIISIMLALLALSTLKLR
- a CDS encoding UDP-N-acetylmuramoyl-tripeptide--D-alanyl-D-alanine ligase → MKSLPVQTIELTLAEAIAVLKATPLSVVGQATALAGVATDSRQVQPGNLFFCLKGDRFDGHDFIPQAVAGGAAAVVVAADEELDRQVACTTSLLVVDDPLKALGDLASWWLAKTLPKVIAVTGSNGKTTTKEMIAAVLARQWNVHRNRGNFNNLIGVPLTIFDVHQGHQVVVLEMGMNRPGEIARLAAISRPHGVVLTNVAEAHLEGLGSLEAIARAKSEIFAGLREQGYIVYNADDPQVARIVAEAGREYARQWRLMPVTMKDAAGWSMRAIDIDSQEDGVCFVLESDECERQPIVLPLWGRHNIMNALLAAAVARVEGVSLEDVGRALEGMNSMAGRLCTHLLPSGRIVIDDTYNANPASMMASLETLNEMRGHRYAVAVLGDMFELGSAADQLHYQVGAFAARTKPDLLITYGTRSRELARAAMEEGMPPSAIASFVPGEEAALTALLQQRLVSDHIILVKGSRAMAMDKLVAQLLAEEGAGS
- the murG gene encoding undecaprenyldiphospho-muramoylpentapeptide beta-N-acetylglucosaminyltransferase, with the translated sequence MKQPKTIMLAGGGTGGHLFPGIALAQEFRRRFPEVMIVFVGTRKGLESRVIPPLGYRLAFMNISGMVGKGLREKLRVMGGLPAALIQALVFIVRYKPDLVIGLGGYASAPMLVAARLAAIPLVIQEQNAFPGVVNRLLAPLAATVFVAFEEARKHLYSRKIINCGNPVRLDFATQTETGRRGRHELTMLVVGGSQGAHSLNTAVPEALVRLQAVGVVLKVIHQTGSRDYAQVQAAYQANGIEAEVAEFFPDMAPQYAAADLVVSRAGALTLAELALVGRPAILVPYPHAAHDHQDFNARVFMARGAALMIRDHELNGESLAEMLQPLLQDRSRLQSMQAAAAALGCPRAVGEIVDRCLGILSLTTGEVSEAREDAP